One window of the Macaca thibetana thibetana isolate TM-01 chromosome 1, ASM2454274v1, whole genome shotgun sequence genome contains the following:
- the RGS13 gene encoding regulator of G-protein signaling 13 isoform X2 has protein sequence MSRRNCWICKVFRDESKRPPSNLTLEEVLQWAQSFENLMATKYGPVVYAAYLKMEHSDENIQFWMACETYKKIASRWSRTSRAKKLYKIYIQPQSPREINIDNSTRQTIIKNIQEPTETCFEEAQKIVYMHMERDSYPRFLKSEMYQKLLKTMQSNNSF, from the exons ATGAGCAGGCGGAATTGTTGGATTTGTAAGGTGTTCAGAGATGAATCTAAGAGGCCCCCTTCAAA CCTTACTTTGGAGGAAGTGTTACAGTGGGCCCagtcttttgaaaatttaatggCTACAAAAT ATGGTCCAGTAGTCTATGCAGCATATTTAAAAATGGAGCacagtgatgaaaatattcaatTCTGGATGGCCTGTGAAACCTATAAGAAGATTGCCTCACGGTGGAGCAGAACTTCTAGGGCAAAGAAGCTCTATAAGATTTACATCCAGCCACAGTCCCCTAGAGAG ATTAACATTGACAATTCGACAAGACAGACTATCATCAAGAACATTCAGGAACCCACTGAAACATGTTTTGAAGAAGCTCAGAAAATAGTCTATATGCATATGGAAAGGGATTCCTATCCCAGATTTCTAAAGTCAGAAATGTACcaaaaacttttgaaaactaTGCAGTCCAATAACAGTTTCTGA
- the RGS13 gene encoding regulator of G-protein signaling 13 isoform X1 encodes MSRRNCWICKVFRDESKRPPSNLTLEEVLQWAQSFENLMATKYHFPTSTYSSTQPIQVACVTDSHSMIHRFLSDGPVVYAAYLKMEHSDENIQFWMACETYKKIASRWSRTSRAKKLYKIYIQPQSPREINIDNSTRQTIIKNIQEPTETCFEEAQKIVYMHMERDSYPRFLKSEMYQKLLKTMQSNNSF; translated from the exons ATGAGCAGGCGGAATTGTTGGATTTGTAAGGTGTTCAGAGATGAATCTAAGAGGCCCCCTTCAAA CCTTACTTTGGAGGAAGTGTTACAGTGGGCCCagtcttttgaaaatttaatggCTACAAAAT ATCATTTTCCTACCTCTACCTACTCATCCACTCAACCCATCCAAGTAGCCTGTGTGACTGACTCTCATTCCATGATCCACAGATTTTTATCTg ATGGTCCAGTAGTCTATGCAGCATATTTAAAAATGGAGCacagtgatgaaaatattcaatTCTGGATGGCCTGTGAAACCTATAAGAAGATTGCCTCACGGTGGAGCAGAACTTCTAGGGCAAAGAAGCTCTATAAGATTTACATCCAGCCACAGTCCCCTAGAGAG ATTAACATTGACAATTCGACAAGACAGACTATCATCAAGAACATTCAGGAACCCACTGAAACATGTTTTGAAGAAGCTCAGAAAATAGTCTATATGCATATGGAAAGGGATTCCTATCCCAGATTTCTAAAGTCAGAAATGTACcaaaaacttttgaaaactaTGCAGTCCAATAACAGTTTCTGA